In Rhodanobacter humi, the following are encoded in one genomic region:
- the pgmB gene encoding beta-phosphoglucomutase produces MQTHDAAPPALSADAGKAPHADHAADPWQLVRRGHDRTGFAQDESLFALANGSLGVRGGLEEDDSPSQGCFLAGVWERSTIAYHERFTGYARATDTRVPVADASRIRLRLGDTPVRLDAGEWLALERRLDLREGCYRRTLRWRAPGGGTLEITAERLAALDRPGLLAIRYRVRSLDYRGPITLESAIDTARAAVSQGDDPRIGAHLSGGLQLHDAQADADIAWVSQHTTHSGIRLVCAQTHRLTDPALGFRDAVRTSHGVVQNFVGQLAPGDEVVLEKFAAWAWSQPEAVAAVDPVLLSSVTETLASAGHAGFPSLLAGQAGQLDALWRATDLAIDGAPEVEQALRFNLFQLFQSGSRDDHGSVAAKGLTGEGYEGHCFWDAEVFMLPVLATAAPELARHMLAWRHATLDRARAHARELNHARGALYPWRTIAGDECSAYFPGGSAQYHINADIAWAIRLYVDASGDEAFLRDMGAEMLCETARIWLQIGHFNPRRGGAFCIPEVTGPDEYSALVDNNHYTNRMAQRHLRDAAAAVAWLAAKHPAEHAALTQRIGLDADEAAQWRRAADAMHLPVDAELGIFPQDDGFLDKPRLTPAQMRDPALRPLLLHWHPLTIYRHQVCKQADTVLALVMAGEDVDVAAKRRNLDYYEGVTVHDSTLSASSFAVLAAETGRDAEAYRYFLDTLRVDLDDSHGNAGHGLHMAAMAGSWLALGWGFGGLRVRDGQPSLAPQLPAAWNSYRFGLRWRDAQLRIEVDAAGVRYSLLEGEALDFLHRGQPQRLRKGESLQLPHPAAHALKAVIFDLDGVLADTAVLHRAAWEQLATEIDAPFDEAIAERMKGVDRVGSLEILLERAPRRYSDEEKSELAARKNARYVELIGRLTPDNLLPGARAAVESVRAAGLKTALASASRNAPQLLDRLGIAALFDCIVDANRIARSKPDPEIFLAAAAGLGLAPADCLGVEDAAAGIASIHAAGMAAVGIGRAEALAEADVLLSNIAAFDIGRITTTSGPSARLPAAAASPCNQN; encoded by the coding sequence GTGCAGACTCATGATGCGGCTCCGCCTGCCCTGTCCGCCGATGCGGGCAAGGCGCCGCATGCCGACCATGCCGCCGATCCCTGGCAGCTCGTGCGCCGTGGCCACGACCGCACCGGCTTCGCCCAGGACGAAAGCCTGTTCGCCCTCGCCAACGGCTCGCTGGGCGTGCGCGGCGGTCTGGAGGAGGACGACAGCCCCAGCCAGGGCTGCTTCCTCGCCGGGGTGTGGGAACGCTCGACTATCGCCTACCACGAACGCTTCACCGGCTATGCCCGCGCCACCGACACCCGCGTGCCGGTGGCCGACGCCAGCCGCATCCGGCTGCGGCTGGGCGACACACCGGTGCGGCTGGACGCTGGCGAGTGGCTGGCGCTGGAACGCCGGCTCGACCTGCGCGAAGGCTGCTACCGGCGCACGCTGCGCTGGCGCGCGCCGGGCGGCGGCACGCTGGAAATCACCGCGGAGCGGCTGGCGGCGCTGGACCGGCCCGGCCTGCTGGCGATCCGCTACCGCGTGCGCTCGCTCGACTACCGCGGCCCGATCACGCTGGAATCGGCGATCGACACCGCCCGCGCGGCGGTCAGCCAGGGCGACGATCCGCGCATCGGCGCGCATCTGAGCGGCGGCCTGCAACTGCACGACGCGCAGGCCGACGCCGACATCGCTTGGGTGTCCCAGCACACCACGCACAGCGGCATCCGGCTGGTCTGCGCGCAGACACATCGCCTGACCGACCCCGCGCTGGGCTTCCGCGATGCGGTGCGCACGTCGCACGGCGTGGTGCAGAACTTCGTCGGCCAGCTCGCCCCCGGCGACGAGGTGGTGCTGGAGAAATTCGCCGCCTGGGCCTGGTCGCAGCCCGAGGCCGTGGCAGCCGTCGATCCCGTCCTGCTGTCCAGTGTCACGGAAACACTGGCTTCGGCCGGCCACGCAGGTTTCCCCTCCCTGCTGGCCGGCCAGGCGGGACAACTCGATGCGCTGTGGCGCGCCACCGACCTCGCCATCGACGGCGCGCCCGAGGTGGAACAGGCGCTGCGCTTCAATCTGTTCCAGCTGTTCCAGTCCGGCAGCCGCGACGACCACGGCAGCGTGGCCGCCAAGGGGCTCACCGGCGAGGGTTACGAGGGCCACTGCTTCTGGGACGCCGAGGTCTTCATGCTGCCGGTGCTGGCCACCGCCGCGCCGGAACTCGCACGGCACATGCTGGCCTGGCGCCACGCCACCCTGGACCGCGCCCGCGCCCACGCCCGCGAGCTGAACCACGCCCGCGGCGCGCTGTACCCGTGGCGCACGATCGCCGGCGACGAATGCTCGGCCTACTTCCCCGGCGGCTCGGCGCAGTACCACATCAATGCCGACATCGCCTGGGCGATCCGGCTGTACGTGGACGCCAGCGGCGACGAGGCTTTCCTGCGCGACATGGGCGCGGAGATGCTGTGCGAGACCGCGCGCATCTGGCTGCAGATCGGCCACTTCAACCCGCGCCGCGGCGGCGCGTTCTGCATACCCGAAGTGACCGGGCCGGACGAATACTCCGCGCTGGTCGACAACAACCACTACACCAACCGCATGGCGCAGCGGCACCTGCGCGACGCCGCCGCCGCCGTCGCATGGCTGGCCGCGAAACATCCCGCCGAGCACGCCGCGCTGACGCAACGCATCGGCCTCGATGCGGACGAGGCCGCGCAATGGCGACGCGCCGCCGACGCCATGCATCTGCCGGTCGATGCGGAGCTGGGCATCTTTCCGCAGGACGACGGCTTCCTCGACAAGCCGCGACTGACGCCCGCGCAGATGCGCGACCCCGCGCTGCGGCCGCTGCTGCTGCACTGGCATCCGCTGACCATCTACCGCCACCAGGTCTGCAAGCAGGCCGACACCGTGCTGGCGCTGGTGATGGCCGGCGAGGACGTGGACGTGGCCGCCAAGCGGCGCAACCTCGACTACTACGAAGGCGTCACCGTGCACGACTCCACGCTGTCCGCCTCCAGCTTCGCGGTGCTCGCCGCCGAAACGGGGCGCGACGCGGAGGCGTACCGCTACTTCCTCGACACCTTGCGGGTGGACCTGGACGACTCGCACGGCAACGCCGGCCACGGCCTGCACATGGCGGCGATGGCCGGCAGCTGGCTGGCGCTGGGCTGGGGCTTCGGCGGCCTGCGCGTGCGGGACGGCCAGCCGTCGCTCGCGCCGCAACTGCCCGCGGCATGGAACAGCTACCGCTTCGGCCTGCGCTGGCGCGATGCGCAGCTGCGCATCGAAGTCGACGCCGCCGGCGTGCGCTACAGCCTGCTCGAAGGCGAGGCACTGGACTTCCTGCACCGCGGCCAGCCGCAGCGCCTGCGCAAGGGCGAGTCGCTGCAACTGCCGCACCCGGCCGCGCATGCGTTGAAGGCAGTGATCTTCGACCTCGACGGCGTGCTCGCCGACACCGCCGTGCTGCATCGCGCGGCGTGGGAGCAGTTGGCCACCGAGATCGACGCGCCGTTCGACGAGGCGATCGCCGAGCGCATGAAGGGCGTGGACCGCGTGGGCTCGCTGGAGATCCTGCTGGAGCGTGCTCCGCGCCGCTACAGCGACGAGGAAAAGTCCGAACTGGCCGCGCGCAAGAACGCCCGCTACGTCGAACTGATCGGCCGGCTGACCCCGGACAACCTGCTGCCCGGCGCGCGCGCCGCGGTGGAATCGGTGCGCGCCGCCGGGCTGAAGACCGCGCTGGCCTCGGCCAGCCGCAACGCGCCGCAACTGCTGGACCGGCTGGGCATCGCCGCGCTGTTCGACTGCATCGTCGACGCGAACCGCATCGCGCGCTCCAAGCCCGATCCGGAGATCTTCCTCGCCGCCGCCGCCGGGCTCGGCCTAGCGCCGGCGGACTGCCTCGGCGTGGAAGACGCCGCGGCAGGCATTGCCAGCATTCACGCCGCGGGGATGGCGGCGGTGGGAATCGGCCGGGCGGAGGCCCTGGCCGAGGCAGACGTGCTGTTGTCGAACATCGCCGCGTTCGACATCGGTCGGATAACAACGACAAGCGGCCCATCGGCTCGGCTTCCCGCCGCTGCCGCATCACCATGCAACCAGAACTGA
- a CDS encoding TonB-dependent receptor yields MSTRILTSLTLSAAIAAALASGTALAQDNGQTANGTPATANTAQKADKNTKNGKSVQALEQVVVTGSANTAGVRKIDASYSITTATAAQIQQDNPRSAADLLKIAPGVWPESTGGQTGANIEIAGFPGGGDAPFYTNQIMGTPLYGMPSLSFFEQSSMFRLDDTVDHVELLLGGPSVVFGDGQIGLTSNYILKQGTDTPSGSIGVTYGTENLKRVDGFYGFPIGKGGWYGSVGGFYRESNGVRDPQFPADKGGQLTATLTKDWDNGSLVFWARGLDDKNQFITPIPLIQTGSGQFTAYPGFDPQTDTYYSKAMQHVYLESYPGGGTSANLADGRGAQLGFFGANFDWDFGNGWTVSDKFLVDGGNMDTNALFSGSNPQTLSSWESGNNVPAGAVATASYTNGSGIVTDPNADVISQGWWHIHKNLKSAVNDFRISKELFEGNTLTAGLYLAHYTDNDRWSLGNPMLMSNTPNATPIAVSYVQNGQTYQVTNAQGLIYNGGYNITENGVATNKAFYLSDTWKLDKWIFDASARLENEDARNTVCNLSNVNIDGNPNTLYDNSVSMCNGTYARTSYNKTHTSWTAGATYKIQDDMAVYARANKGVHFNGFDDLRGSVTGDTPPVLKIQNFEVGWKYQIPVFSADISYYHRQFDGLSYQPSSFGVPFGSKTTYGSDTKGINFTLHANTPDQIFSVTAVGNWMEGHYTHFEGNAEFSGLNGIFYGTYEGKQLQRQPKFQVRLTPALRLPTAYGDLRLWVTMEYVGNHTQDQLALQQLGTYTDFSVGAQYNYGPHWLFTLVGSNVTDALGLTESNSRIAGSAAGASGVILARPLEGHEYNLQVKYQF; encoded by the coding sequence ATGAGCACTCGGATACTCACAAGCTTGACCCTGTCCGCGGCGATCGCGGCCGCCCTCGCCTCCGGCACCGCGCTGGCGCAGGACAACGGCCAGACCGCGAACGGCACGCCGGCCACGGCGAACACCGCACAGAAGGCCGACAAGAACACGAAGAACGGCAAGTCCGTGCAGGCGCTGGAGCAGGTCGTCGTCACCGGTTCGGCGAACACCGCAGGCGTGCGCAAGATCGACGCCAGCTACTCGATCACCACCGCCACCGCCGCGCAGATCCAGCAGGACAACCCGCGCAGCGCCGCCGACCTGCTGAAGATCGCGCCCGGCGTGTGGCCCGAGTCCACCGGCGGCCAGACCGGCGCGAACATCGAGATCGCCGGCTTCCCGGGCGGCGGCGACGCGCCGTTCTACACCAACCAGATCATGGGCACGCCGCTGTACGGCATGCCCTCGCTGTCGTTCTTCGAGCAGAGTTCGATGTTCCGCCTCGACGACACCGTCGACCACGTGGAGCTCCTGCTGGGCGGCCCGTCGGTGGTGTTCGGCGACGGCCAGATCGGCCTCACCTCCAACTACATCCTCAAGCAGGGCACCGACACGCCGTCCGGCAGCATCGGCGTGACCTACGGCACGGAGAACCTCAAGCGCGTCGACGGCTTCTACGGCTTCCCGATCGGCAAGGGTGGCTGGTACGGCAGCGTGGGCGGCTTCTACCGCGAGTCCAACGGCGTGCGCGATCCGCAGTTCCCCGCCGACAAGGGCGGCCAGCTCACCGCCACGCTGACCAAGGACTGGGACAACGGCTCGCTGGTGTTCTGGGCGCGCGGCCTGGACGACAAGAACCAGTTCATCACCCCGATCCCGCTGATCCAGACCGGCTCCGGCCAGTTCACCGCCTATCCCGGCTTCGACCCGCAGACCGACACCTACTACAGCAAGGCGATGCAGCACGTGTACCTGGAGAGCTATCCGGGCGGCGGCACCAGCGCGAACCTCGCCGACGGCCGCGGCGCCCAGCTCGGCTTCTTCGGCGCGAACTTCGACTGGGACTTCGGCAACGGCTGGACGGTCAGCGACAAGTTCCTGGTCGACGGCGGCAACATGGACACCAACGCGCTGTTCTCCGGCTCCAATCCGCAGACGCTGAGCTCGTGGGAAAGCGGCAACAACGTGCCCGCCGGTGCAGTCGCCACCGCCAGCTACACCAACGGCTCCGGCATCGTCACCGACCCGAACGCGGACGTGATCAGCCAGGGCTGGTGGCACATCCACAAGAACCTGAAGAGCGCGGTCAACGACTTCCGCATCAGCAAGGAACTGTTCGAGGGCAACACGCTGACCGCCGGCCTGTACCTGGCGCACTACACCGACAACGATCGCTGGTCGCTCGGCAACCCGATGCTGATGAGCAACACGCCGAACGCCACCCCGATCGCGGTGAGCTACGTGCAGAACGGCCAGACCTACCAGGTCACCAACGCGCAGGGCCTGATCTACAACGGCGGCTACAACATCACCGAGAACGGCGTGGCCACCAACAAGGCGTTCTACCTGTCCGATACCTGGAAGCTCGACAAGTGGATCTTCGATGCTTCGGCGCGGCTGGAGAACGAGGACGCACGCAACACCGTGTGCAACCTCTCGAACGTCAACATCGACGGCAACCCGAACACGCTATACGACAACAGCGTGTCGATGTGCAACGGCACCTACGCGCGCACCTCCTACAACAAGACCCACACCTCGTGGACGGCCGGCGCCACCTACAAGATCCAGGACGACATGGCCGTCTACGCCCGCGCCAACAAGGGCGTGCACTTCAACGGCTTCGACGACCTGCGCGGCAGCGTCACCGGCGACACGCCGCCGGTGCTGAAGATCCAGAACTTCGAGGTGGGCTGGAAGTACCAGATCCCGGTGTTCAGCGCCGACATCTCGTACTACCACCGCCAGTTCGACGGCCTGAGCTACCAGCCTTCGAGCTTCGGCGTGCCATTCGGCAGCAAGACCACCTACGGTTCGGATACCAAGGGCATCAACTTCACCCTGCACGCGAACACGCCGGACCAGATCTTCTCGGTGACCGCGGTCGGCAACTGGATGGAAGGCCACTACACGCACTTCGAGGGCAACGCGGAGTTCTCCGGCCTCAACGGCATCTTCTACGGCACCTACGAGGGCAAGCAGCTGCAGCGGCAACCGAAGTTCCAGGTCCGCCTGACCCCGGCCCTGCGCCTCCCCACCGCCTACGGCGACCTGCGGCTGTGGGTGACCATGGAATACGTGGGCAACCACACCCAGGACCAGCTGGCCCTGCAGCAACTGGGCACCTACACCGACTTCAGCGTGGGCGCGCAGTACAACTACGGTCCGCACTGGCTGTTCACCCTGGTCGGTTCCAACGTGACCGACGCGCTGGGCCTCACCGAATCGAACTCGCGCATCGCGGGCTCGGCAGCCGGCGCCTCGGGCGTGATCCTGGCCCGTCCGCTGGAAGGCCACGAGTACAACCTGCAGGTGAAGTACCAGTTCTGA
- a CDS encoding MFS transporter: MNRFRMIAALALTYVVFAILLNSVGTVILQSIASFGVGKTEASLLELFKDLTIAVVSFGVASFLPLIGYRRAMILALALLGAACVLMPLWPGFRTTEVLFTCVGISFALAKVGVYSSIGLLTADRAAHGRLTSTIEGTFMLGVLAGNWLFSAFINHARPADLAWLNVYWVLAVLCVLVIALLAGSRMDESAAHNVHTSTMKGSLVEMLQLFVRPLVYVFLISAFLYVLIEQSFSTWLPTFNNEILKLPNAMSIQLASILPGAIALGRLAAGQALRRMHWYTLLNICVVGMAAIVVVSLPLARNIVPNAHIGWGNAPVAAWLFPLVGLLMAPIYPVINSVVLSSLPKPAHAAMTGLIVIFSALGGTLGSRITAIVFARSNGIAAFYFSLLPMSLILVALFFFKRETDRHGLAAATPAIRLAAK; the protein is encoded by the coding sequence ATGAACCGTTTCCGCATGATCGCCGCGCTCGCGCTGACCTACGTGGTCTTCGCGATCCTGCTCAACAGCGTGGGCACGGTGATCCTGCAATCGATCGCCAGCTTCGGCGTCGGCAAGACCGAGGCCAGCCTGCTCGAACTGTTCAAGGACCTCACCATCGCCGTGGTCTCCTTCGGCGTGGCTTCCTTCCTGCCGCTGATCGGCTATCGGCGCGCGATGATCCTGGCGCTGGCCCTGCTCGGCGCCGCCTGCGTGCTGATGCCGCTGTGGCCGGGCTTCCGCACCACCGAGGTGCTGTTCACCTGCGTCGGCATCTCGTTCGCGCTGGCCAAGGTCGGCGTGTATTCCTCGATCGGCCTGCTCACCGCCGACCGCGCCGCGCACGGCCGCCTCACCTCGACGATCGAGGGCACCTTCATGCTCGGCGTGCTGGCCGGCAACTGGCTGTTCAGCGCGTTCATCAACCACGCCCGCCCCGCCGACCTGGCGTGGCTCAACGTGTACTGGGTGCTGGCCGTGCTGTGCGTGCTGGTGATCGCCTTGCTCGCCGGCTCGCGCATGGACGAGTCGGCGGCGCACAACGTGCACACCTCGACCATGAAGGGTTCGCTGGTCGAGATGCTGCAGCTGTTCGTGCGGCCGCTGGTCTACGTGTTCCTGATCTCGGCCTTCCTCTACGTGCTGATCGAGCAGAGCTTCTCCACCTGGCTGCCGACCTTCAACAACGAGATCCTCAAGCTGCCGAACGCGATGAGCATCCAGCTCGCCAGCATCCTGCCCGGCGCGATCGCGCTGGGCCGCCTTGCCGCCGGCCAGGCGCTGCGTCGCATGCACTGGTACACCTTGCTCAATATCTGCGTGGTCGGCATGGCGGCGATCGTGGTCGTGAGCCTGCCGCTGGCGCGCAACATCGTGCCGAACGCCCACATCGGCTGGGGCAACGCGCCCGTCGCCGCCTGGCTGTTCCCGCTGGTGGGCCTGCTGATGGCGCCGATCTACCCGGTGATCAACTCGGTGGTGCTGAGCTCGCTGCCCAAGCCCGCGCACGCGGCGATGACCGGGCTGATCGTGATCTTCTCCGCGCTGGGCGGCACCCTGGGTTCGCGCATCACCGCGATCGTGTTCGCCCGTTCCAACGGCATAGCCGCGTTCTATTTCTCGCTGCTGCCGATGAGCCTGATCCTCGTCGCGCTGTTCTTCTTCAAGCGCGAAACCGACCGCCACGGCCTGGCCGCGGCGACGCCGGCCATCCGCCTCGCGGCGAAATAG
- a CDS encoding tetratricopeptide repeat protein — protein sequence MSTPAPMPLDDLRQVGALLQAGELRGAHERLQAIVAKHPDCVEALRLLGGLRLGFGDAEGAEALLRRALALDPGWTPTLATLGELLLATGRDEEAEALLRRAATKLPQAALRLARHCNERQRPAEALALLAPRCAAGPVNAELAAQHIAALAALGRADEAADFYRRAAAAAPDSPVAAQALAIALAASGQHAEAERAASRALASGRASAAAHFTRARSLLALGEFARAESDLRDGLRLEPRHAEAHDHLARLVWMRSGDLAESTATLDAALHRFPGDETLLAAKAAILQGAGDARGAWACLAEPVARAQAAPSLLVRAGLSALEFDPAAALALAERALHRSPASTPARSLLAAALLGTGDAQRALGHCELLLADAPDDQYLIALQTTAWRLLGDPRHDAYCDYAQLVQPYRLQAPAGWSSLAGFLDDLRRSLQRLHDPLGHPLLFQSLRHGTETTEDLARHADPVIQALFQAFDAPIRDYMAFVGLGDDALRRRNHGRYRFNGSWSVRLRNAGFHTNHVHPRGWISSACYIDLPDSMAGSGSTDGCLAFGEPGILTAPPLHAQHVVRPEPGLLVLFPSYVWHGTVPFHSEQARLTVAFDAVPGERP from the coding sequence GTGTCCACGCCCGCACCCATGCCGCTCGATGACCTGCGCCAGGTCGGCGCGCTGCTGCAGGCCGGCGAGCTGCGCGGCGCGCACGAACGCCTGCAGGCCATCGTCGCGAAGCACCCGGACTGCGTGGAGGCGCTGCGCCTGCTCGGCGGCCTGCGCCTGGGCTTCGGCGATGCCGAAGGCGCCGAGGCGCTGCTGCGCCGGGCGCTGGCGCTGGACCCCGGCTGGACGCCCACGCTCGCCACGCTGGGCGAGCTGCTGCTCGCCACCGGCCGTGACGAGGAAGCCGAGGCGTTGCTGCGCCGCGCGGCGACGAAATTGCCGCAAGCCGCCCTGCGGCTGGCGCGCCATTGCAACGAGCGGCAACGCCCGGCCGAGGCGCTGGCCTTGCTCGCGCCGCGGTGCGCCGCCGGCCCGGTCAACGCCGAACTGGCCGCCCAGCACATCGCGGCGCTGGCCGCGCTGGGCCGCGCCGACGAAGCCGCGGATTTCTATCGCCGTGCAGCGGCGGCCGCACCCGACAGCCCGGTCGCCGCGCAGGCACTGGCGATCGCGCTCGCCGCCAGCGGTCAGCACGCCGAAGCCGAACGCGCCGCCAGTCGCGCGCTGGCATCCGGCCGTGCGAGCGCCGCCGCCCACTTCACCCGCGCGCGCAGCCTGCTCGCGCTGGGCGAGTTCGCGCGCGCCGAGTCGGACCTGCGCGACGGCCTGCGCCTGGAGCCGCGCCACGCCGAGGCGCACGACCATCTCGCGCGGCTGGTGTGGATGCGCAGCGGCGATCTCGCTGAAAGCACCGCCACGCTCGACGCCGCGCTGCACCGGTTTCCCGGCGACGAAACCCTGCTCGCCGCCAAGGCCGCGATCCTGCAAGGCGCCGGCGATGCGCGCGGCGCCTGGGCCTGCCTCGCCGAGCCCGTCGCCCGTGCACAGGCCGCACCGTCCCTGCTGGTGCGTGCGGGACTCAGCGCGCTGGAGTTCGATCCCGCCGCTGCGCTCGCGTTGGCCGAACGCGCGTTGCACCGCTCGCCCGCCAGCACACCCGCGCGCAGCCTGCTCGCCGCGGCCCTGCTCGGCACCGGCGATGCGCAGCGCGCGCTAGGGCATTGCGAACTCCTGCTCGCCGACGCGCCCGACGACCAGTACCTGATCGCGCTGCAGACCACCGCATGGCGGCTGCTCGGCGACCCGCGCCACGACGCGTACTGCGACTACGCGCAGCTCGTGCAGCCGTACCGCCTGCAGGCGCCCGCCGGCTGGAGCAGCCTCGCCGGCTTCCTCGACGACCTGAGGCGCAGCCTGCAACGCCTGCACGATCCGCTCGGCCATCCGCTGCTGTTCCAGTCGCTGCGTCATGGCACCGAGACCACCGAGGACTTGGCCCGCCACGCCGACCCGGTGATCCAGGCGCTGTTCCAGGCCTTCGACGCGCCAATCCGCGATTATATGGCTTTCGTCGGCCTGGGCGACGACGCGCTGCGCCGACGCAACCACGGCCGTTACCGTTTCAACGGCAGCTGGTCGGTGCGCCTGCGCAACGCGGGCTTCCACACCAATCACGTGCACCCGCGCGGCTGGATCTCCTCGGCCTGCTACATCGACCTGCCCGACAGCATGGCCGGCAGCGGCAGCACCGACGGCTGCCTCGCCTTCGGCGAGCCCGGCATCCTCACCGCGCCACCGCTGCACGCGCAGCACGTGGTGCGCCCCGAGCCGGGCCTGCTGGTGCTGTTTCCCTCCTACGTCTGGCACGGCACGGTGCCGTTCCACAGCGAGCAGGCGCGACTCACGGTGGCCTTCGACGCGGTGCCCGGAGAGCGGCCATGA
- a CDS encoding glycoside hydrolase family 65 protein, with product MKCALLAGAWLALAAPVVCATDDAGWQLDAGSADFAHYFPGQLGNGYVATFSDPRGTQGTLAYMVGLMDETPGDIARPAAVPGWMGIDYSTGDSQAGHYWLNQVEPDPATFRDYRQTLDLRRGVLTTRYRYLDHGRNTRIAVTSFVSQADPHLAVTQLAITPEYDGTAELSLTLDTWAPHQPRLPLAQLDGQMTQEALAANNLQIRPLPPATADRAPLWYHGDVQVLDASGDARAYTMALDGRAAHGPRMAMAVAVGRSGNVMPSQANYRRDPYRLALDLRVPVRKGQTYVFTKYVALSRDGWGGDAAADLALARAARTRGFDALLADQAAAWAKLWRSDIEIDGDPDAQRMVHADLYYLLSNVAPDTAWAAGACGLSTGYAGHVFWDSDTWLMPALLLLHPARAKSLVMFRARTLPAAQARAQARGLQGAMYPWEADPETGTEQTPHAAHVLGEREIHVTADVAIAQWQYWLASGDQDWLKQHGWPVIRAVAEFWASRATWVPARHRYEILHVTSVDEDYNDVPNDTYTNLAAIKALRIATAAAKQLGEAADPQWAKVADGIYVPMAADGSHHLDFDPSVPHDLDTWGGSSLPMLALPSLDVAMSPALRRADYAYAVAPVRSSTRDPNSMGLAPLSIAAATAGETADADDWFERNLHAQVVQPPFAVRTETAHNNTGYFLTASGGMLQNILYGFTGLRIEPQGLVPAWPPMLPARWTALTLRNISFRGKHYDIRVQRDADGRPALSMTEDIRP from the coding sequence ATGAAATGCGCCCTGCTTGCAGGCGCCTGGCTGGCGCTGGCCGCGCCGGTCGTGTGCGCCACCGACGACGCGGGCTGGCAGCTCGACGCCGGCTCGGCGGATTTCGCCCACTACTTTCCGGGCCAGCTCGGCAACGGCTACGTCGCCACCTTCAGCGACCCGCGCGGCACCCAGGGCACGCTTGCGTACATGGTCGGCCTGATGGACGAGACGCCGGGCGACATCGCGCGGCCCGCGGCGGTGCCCGGCTGGATGGGCATCGACTATTCCACCGGCGACTCGCAAGCCGGCCACTACTGGCTCAACCAGGTCGAACCCGATCCCGCCACGTTCCGCGATTACCGCCAGACACTGGACCTGCGCCGCGGCGTGCTCACCACGCGCTACCGCTATCTCGACCACGGCCGCAACACGCGCATCGCGGTGACCAGCTTCGTGAGCCAGGCCGATCCGCATCTCGCCGTCACGCAACTGGCGATCACGCCGGAATACGACGGCACGGCGGAGCTGTCGCTCACGCTGGACACCTGGGCGCCGCACCAGCCGCGTCTGCCGCTGGCGCAACTGGACGGCCAGATGACGCAGGAGGCGCTGGCGGCGAACAACCTGCAGATCAGGCCGCTCCCGCCGGCCACCGCCGACCGCGCGCCACTGTGGTACCACGGCGACGTGCAGGTGCTGGACGCCAGCGGCGACGCCCGCGCCTACACCATGGCGCTGGATGGCCGCGCGGCGCACGGGCCGCGCATGGCGATGGCGGTGGCCGTCGGCCGGTCCGGCAACGTCATGCCCAGCCAGGCGAATTACCGCCGCGACCCGTACCGGCTGGCGCTGGACCTGCGCGTACCGGTGCGCAAGGGCCAGACCTACGTGTTCACCAAGTACGTGGCCTTGTCGCGCGACGGCTGGGGCGGCGACGCGGCCGCCGATCTCGCGCTGGCGCGCGCCGCGCGCACGCGCGGCTTCGACGCGCTGCTGGCCGACCAGGCCGCCGCCTGGGCGAAGCTGTGGCGCAGCGACATCGAGATCGACGGCGATCCCGACGCGCAGCGCATGGTGCATGCCGACCTCTACTACCTGCTCTCCAACGTCGCCCCCGATACCGCCTGGGCCGCCGGCGCCTGCGGCCTCTCCACGGGCTACGCCGGCCACGTGTTCTGGGACAGCGACACCTGGCTGATGCCGGCCCTGCTGCTGTTGCATCCGGCGCGCGCGAAATCGCTGGTGATGTTCCGCGCGCGCACGCTGCCGGCGGCGCAGGCACGCGCGCAGGCACGCGGCCTGCAAGGCGCCATGTATCCGTGGGAGGCCGACCCGGAGACCGGCACCGAGCAGACGCCGCATGCCGCCCATGTGCTGGGCGAGCGCGAGATCCACGTCACCGCCGACGTCGCCATCGCGCAGTGGCAGTACTGGCTCGCCAGCGGCGACCAGGACTGGCTGAAACAGCATGGCTGGCCGGTGATCCGCGCCGTGGCCGAGTTCTGGGCCAGCCGCGCCACCTGGGTGCCCGCGCGGCACCGCTACGAGATCCTGCACGTCACCTCGGTGGACGAGGATTACAACGACGTGCCCAACGACACCTACACCAACCTCGCCGCGATCAAGGCGTTGCGCATCGCGACCGCCGCGGCGAAGCAGTTGGGCGAGGCCGCCGATCCGCAGTGGGCGAAAGTGGCCGACGGCATCTACGTGCCGATGGCCGCCGACGGCAGCCATCACCTGGACTTCGACCCCAGCGTGCCGCACGACCTCGACACCTGGGGCGGCAGTTCGCTGCCGATGCTGGCGCTGCCGTCGCTGGACGTGGCGATGAGTCCCGCGCTGCGCCGCGCCGACTACGCCTACGCGGTCGCCCCCGTGCGCAGTTCCACCAGGGATCCCAACAGCATGGGCCTCGCGCCGCTGTCGATCGCCGCCGCCACCGCCGGCGAGACCGCCGATGCCGACGACTGGTTCGAGCGCAACCTGCATGCGCAGGTGGTGCAGCCGCCGTTCGCCGTGCGCACCGAGACCGCGCACAACAACACCGGCTACTTCCTCACCGCCAGCGGCGGCATGCTGCAGAACATCCTCTACGGCTTCACCGGGCTGCGCATCGAGCCGCAGGGGCTGGTGCCGGCCTGGCCACCGATGCTGCCCGCGCGCTGGACCGCGCTGACCCTGCGCAACATCAGCTTCCGCGGCAAGCATTACGACATCCGCGTGCAACGCGACGCCGACGGCCGGCCCGCTCTGTCGATGACCGAGGACATCCGCCCATGA